The DNA sequence CTGGACGTCTGGCGGTCGGTTGCTGCGGTCGATCATGTATCGCTCGTAGTACACCGGGCTGGTGTCGCGCACCGCCGCCAGATACTGCTCGACGTCGCAAGTGGTGTGGATGATCCGGCGTGGGATCGGATAGTCCTCGGTGGAATCGGCCATGGCCGGCCCGGCTCCGCCGAAAAAGACCATCGCGGCCCCCGCGAGCCCCAGCCCCATCCGCGCGAGGCGACCTCTCGGTCCTGTCATCGTCACTCCTACCTCGTCGTTGCCTGTCGGTCCGGTCGTGTGTGCGCCGGCGTCATCGGTCAGCCACCGCCGGTGACGGGGTTGGACGACAGGATCAGGAATCCGCCGTTCTTCCACACCCCCCAGCGCCCGCCCCACGCGGAGGTCCACACGACCGGCTCACCGATCCAGAACTCGGCGGGTTTGGGCGGCGCCCACGCCGGCACCGGCTCACCCTGACCGGGAGCCGGTGGCGGTGGCTGGGCCCCAGCCGGTGCGACGCCACCCGCCAGCATTCCCGCCGCCAGTGCGGCGACGGTGGCGGCGGTGGTCAGTGCCGAGATGCGCCGGGACCGGCTCATTGCCGAGCCTGATCCAAGATGGGCAGGCGGTCCGGGCAATAGGTGCGCAGACCCGCAGCAAGGAATTGCCACGCCTGTTCGGTGGT is a window from the Mycolicibacterium poriferae genome containing:
- a CDS encoding DUF5078 domain-containing protein is translated as MTGPRGRLARMGLGLAGAAMVFFGGAGPAMADSTEDYPIPRRIIHTTCDVEQYLAAVRDTSPVYYERYMIDRSNRPPDVQQMAFDRIHWFFSLDPVGRRQYSENTATNVFYEQVATRWGNWAKIFFNNKGVVAHATDVCMEYPRGDMSVWNWPV